The following proteins are co-located in the Dietzia timorensis genome:
- a CDS encoding SdpI family protein translates to MDTTATFVVSVLFQVVFFVLGAALLAGGIAALRERLPGNSWFGVRTPETRESPEAWTISNKAAAPGFLAAGGALVLAGLGLVLVDGVVAVAIAVLGVLVALGMASFAGLAGSKAAAIWLDNARRTGTLPESMDPNAMSSSCCSAGGGSGAAGETASVGASAGAASASGSSSGSDSGAPASDCGVTGGCGSCSLKGMCAPEGSHQH, encoded by the coding sequence GTGGACACTACGGCAACTTTTGTGGTGAGCGTGCTGTTCCAGGTCGTGTTCTTCGTCCTGGGAGCGGCGCTACTGGCCGGCGGCATCGCCGCCCTTCGCGAGCGGCTGCCCGGCAACTCGTGGTTCGGCGTGCGCACGCCCGAGACGCGCGAATCGCCGGAAGCGTGGACGATTTCGAATAAAGCCGCAGCTCCCGGCTTCTTGGCTGCCGGTGGGGCACTGGTTCTCGCCGGGCTCGGGCTTGTACTTGTTGACGGCGTGGTGGCCGTCGCTATTGCTGTGCTCGGGGTGCTCGTCGCGCTCGGAATGGCCTCGTTCGCCGGGCTGGCCGGGTCGAAGGCCGCCGCGATCTGGCTCGACAACGCTCGCCGTACGGGCACGCTTCCGGAGTCGATGGACCCGAACGCGATGTCGTCGTCGTGCTGCTCCGCCGGGGGAGGATCCGGCGCTGCTGGCGAGACCGCGTCGGTCGGCGCTTCGGCTGGGGCTGCGTCAGCCTCGGGCTCGAGCTCGGGCTCGGACTCGGGCGCGCCCGCCTCGGACTGCGGCGTGACAGGCGGCTGCGGCAGCTGCTCACTCAAGGGCATGTGCGCGCCGGAGGGTTCGCACCAGCACTGA